The Acaryochloris sp. CCMEE 5410 genome includes the window AATAGTTGTTGTAAGTTTAGAGGGATCCTTTGAAGAATAGCCTGTGTGGTGACGTATCTTGATTGTAGTGCTAGAGTTTTTCCTATTCCCACAGCAAATTATTGCCATACAAATGGTCCGGTTTAGTTTTAGCTCCAGCGGGAACTGGGAAAACTTCTGTTTTAGCAGCACGAGTCGATCAGGCTATCCGAATGGGAGTGCATCCCCACAATTGCTGTGCCTGACTTTTACAAACCGTGCAGCGCAGCAAATGCAGATGGTCTCAAG containing:
- a CDS encoding UvrD-helicase domain-containing protein, whose product is MPYKWSGLVLAPAGTGKTSVLAARVDQAIRMGVHPHNCCA